The following are encoded in a window of Urocitellus parryii isolate mUroPar1 chromosome 7, mUroPar1.hap1, whole genome shotgun sequence genomic DNA:
- the LOC144255818 gene encoding polyunsaturated fatty acid (12S)/(13S)-lipoxygenase, epidermal-type-like isoform X2, with protein sequence MGKYVIRLATGDSLLAGSTNLVQLWLVGEHGEADLGKLLRPLREKKTELEIDVPFHLGRLLLVKLRKHKSLLNFDWFCKWITVQGPGTQGEVHFPCYSWIQDDRILCLPEGTGEGSGDDPQNLFKKYREQELEDRRKAYRWGSWKDGLILPVAGKTQRDLPRNERFLEDKDLDFTLSLTKELKNLAIKGILDLSNCVHRLEDYKKIFPRGKTALAVRVCDSWKDDDLFGYQFLNGANPMLLRRSTSLPARLVLPPGMGELPTQLNKELQAGSLFEADYTLLDGVKPNIIIFKQQYVAAPLVMLKLQPDGRLLPMVIQLQPPRHGCPPPLLFLPSDPPMAWLLAKTWVRSSDFQLHQLQSHLLRGHLMAEVISVATMRSLPSLHPIYKLLIPHFRYTMEIKILARNNLVSEYGIFDLVVSTGSGGHVDILQRATACLTYRSFCPPDDLADRGLLDVTSSLYGQDALRLWEIISRYVHGMVGLFYKSDKAVKQDSELQAWCREITETGLQGAQDRGFPLSLESLDQLCHIVTMCIFTCTGQHASAHLGQLDWYSWIPNGPCTMRKPPPISKTVTEKDIVDSLPDLHQARMQKTFIKFLGRRQPVMVALGQHKEKYFSGPGPQAVLQQFQEELAVMDREIKARNAGLDLLYEYLQPSMVENSVTI encoded by the exons ATGGGCAAGTATGTGATCCGACTCGCCACCGGGGACTCGCTCTTGGCGGGCTCCACCAACCTGGTGCAGCTGTGGCTAGTCGGCGAGCACGGGGAGGCGGACCTGGGGAAGCTGCTAAGGCCATTGCGGGAGAAG AAAACGGAGTTGGAGATCGATGTCCCCTTTCACCTGGGGCGCCTCCTGCTGGTGAAGCTGCGCAAGCACAAAAGCCTGTTGAACTTTGACTGGTTTTGCAAGTGGATCACGGTGCAGGGCCCAGGGACCCAAGGAGAGGTCCATTTCCCTTGCTACAGCTGGATCCAGGACGACAGGATTCTCTGTCTACCCGAAGGCACGGGTGAGGGCTCTGG TGATGACCCCCAGAACCTGTTTAAGAAATATAGGGAACAGGAGCTGGAGGACAGAAGGAAGGCTTATCG GTGGGGCTCCTGGAAGGATGGGTTAATCCTGCCTGTAGCAGGGAAGACGCAGAGGGACCTTCCCAGAAATGAACGATTTCTAGAGGATAAGGATTTGGATTTCACCCTCTCTCTAACAAAAGA GTTGAAGAACTTGGCCATTAAGGGGATATTGGATCTTTCAAATTGCGTACATAGACTGGaagattacaaaaaaatattcccaCGTGGAAAGACTGCCCTGGCAG TGCGGGTCTGTGATTCCTGGAAGGATGATGACCTCTTTGGATACCAGTTCCTCAATGGTGCAAACCCCATGCTCCTGAGGCGTTCTACGAGTCTCCCAGCCCGGCTGGTGCTGCCTCCAGGGATGGGAGAGTTACCAACTCAACTGAACAAAGAGCTCCAG GCTGGATCTCTGTTTGAAGCTGATTATACCCTGCTGGATGGGGTCAAGCCTAACATCATCATTTTTAAGCAACAATATGTGGCAGCCCCTTTGGTTATGCTGAAGCTACAACCTGATGGAAGACTCTTACCCATGGTTATCCAG CTCCAGCCACCTCGACATGGATGCCCCCCACCTCTGCTCTTCCTGCCTTCGGATCCTCCCATGGCCTGGCTCCTAGCCAAGACATGGGTCCGTAGCTCTGATTTCCAGCTGCACCAGTTACAGTCACATCTGTTAAGAGGACATCTGATGGCTGAGGTTATTTCTGTGGCCACAATGAGGAGCCTGCCCAGTCTGCATCCTATCTACAAG CTCCTGATCCCCCACTTTCGCTATACCATGGAGATCAAAATCCTGGCCCGGAATAATCTTGTCTCTGAATATGGAATTTTTGATCTG GTGGTGAGTACAGGTAGTGGAGGCCATGTGGACATTCTCCAGAGAGCCACAGCTTGTTTGACTTACCGTTCCTTCTGCCCTCCTGATGACCTGGCTGACCGTGGGCTCCTGGATGTGACATCTTCTCTCTATGGCCAGGATGCCCTTAGGCTGTGGGAAATCATCAGTAG GTATGTGCATGGGATGGTGGGACTCTTCTATAAGAGTGATAAAGCCGTGAAGCAAGATTCAGAGCTGCAGGCCTGGTGCAGAGAGATCACTGAAACTGGACTGCAGGGTGCCCAGGACCGGGG GTTCCCCCTCTCCTTGGAGTCCCTGGATCAACTCTGCCACATTGTTACTATGTGTATCTTCACATGCACTGGTCAGCATGCTTCAGCCCACCTGGGACAG CTAGACTGGTACTCCTGGATCCCTAATGGCCCATGCACCATGAGGAAGCCTCCACCCATCTCCAAGACTGTGACAGAGAAGGATATAGTAGACTCACTGCCTGATCTCCACCAGGCCCGTATGCAGAAGACGTTCATCAAGTTCCTTGGCAGACGTCAGCCAGTCATG gtggccctggggcaACATAAGGAGAAATATTTCTCAGGCCCTGGGCCCCAGGCTGTGCTGCAGCAATTCCAGGAGGAGCTGGCTGTCATGGACAGGGAGATTAAGGCCCGGAATGCAGGCTTGGACCTTCTCTATGAATACCTTCAACCCAGCATGGTGGAAAACAGTGTGACCATCTGA
- the LOC144255818 gene encoding polyunsaturated fatty acid (12S)/(13S)-lipoxygenase, epidermal-type-like isoform X1 encodes MGKYVIRLATGDSLLAGSTNLVQLWLVGEHGEADLGKLLRPLREKKTELEIDVPFHLGRLLLVKLRKHKSLLNFDWFCKWITVQGPGTQGEVHFPCYSWIQDDRILCLPEGTARLVSDDPQNLFKKYREQELEDRRKAYRWGSWKDGLILPVAGKTQRDLPRNERFLEDKDLDFTLSLTKELKNLAIKGILDLSNCVHRLEDYKKIFPRGKTALAVRVCDSWKDDDLFGYQFLNGANPMLLRRSTSLPARLVLPPGMGELPTQLNKELQAGSLFEADYTLLDGVKPNIIIFKQQYVAAPLVMLKLQPDGRLLPMVIQLQPPRHGCPPPLLFLPSDPPMAWLLAKTWVRSSDFQLHQLQSHLLRGHLMAEVISVATMRSLPSLHPIYKLLIPHFRYTMEIKILARNNLVSEYGIFDLVVSTGSGGHVDILQRATACLTYRSFCPPDDLADRGLLDVTSSLYGQDALRLWEIISRYVHGMVGLFYKSDKAVKQDSELQAWCREITETGLQGAQDRGFPLSLESLDQLCHIVTMCIFTCTGQHASAHLGQLDWYSWIPNGPCTMRKPPPISKTVTEKDIVDSLPDLHQARMQKTFIKFLGRRQPVMVALGQHKEKYFSGPGPQAVLQQFQEELAVMDREIKARNAGLDLLYEYLQPSMVENSVTI; translated from the exons ATGGGCAAGTATGTGATCCGACTCGCCACCGGGGACTCGCTCTTGGCGGGCTCCACCAACCTGGTGCAGCTGTGGCTAGTCGGCGAGCACGGGGAGGCGGACCTGGGGAAGCTGCTAAGGCCATTGCGGGAGAAG AAAACGGAGTTGGAGATCGATGTCCCCTTTCACCTGGGGCGCCTCCTGCTGGTGAAGCTGCGCAAGCACAAAAGCCTGTTGAACTTTGACTGGTTTTGCAAGTGGATCACGGTGCAGGGCCCAGGGACCCAAGGAGAGGTCCATTTCCCTTGCTACAGCTGGATCCAGGACGACAGGATTCTCTGTCTACCCGAAGGCACGG CCAGGTTGGTGAGTGATGACCCCCAGAACCTGTTTAAGAAATATAGGGAACAGGAGCTGGAGGACAGAAGGAAGGCTTATCG GTGGGGCTCCTGGAAGGATGGGTTAATCCTGCCTGTAGCAGGGAAGACGCAGAGGGACCTTCCCAGAAATGAACGATTTCTAGAGGATAAGGATTTGGATTTCACCCTCTCTCTAACAAAAGA GTTGAAGAACTTGGCCATTAAGGGGATATTGGATCTTTCAAATTGCGTACATAGACTGGaagattacaaaaaaatattcccaCGTGGAAAGACTGCCCTGGCAG TGCGGGTCTGTGATTCCTGGAAGGATGATGACCTCTTTGGATACCAGTTCCTCAATGGTGCAAACCCCATGCTCCTGAGGCGTTCTACGAGTCTCCCAGCCCGGCTGGTGCTGCCTCCAGGGATGGGAGAGTTACCAACTCAACTGAACAAAGAGCTCCAG GCTGGATCTCTGTTTGAAGCTGATTATACCCTGCTGGATGGGGTCAAGCCTAACATCATCATTTTTAAGCAACAATATGTGGCAGCCCCTTTGGTTATGCTGAAGCTACAACCTGATGGAAGACTCTTACCCATGGTTATCCAG CTCCAGCCACCTCGACATGGATGCCCCCCACCTCTGCTCTTCCTGCCTTCGGATCCTCCCATGGCCTGGCTCCTAGCCAAGACATGGGTCCGTAGCTCTGATTTCCAGCTGCACCAGTTACAGTCACATCTGTTAAGAGGACATCTGATGGCTGAGGTTATTTCTGTGGCCACAATGAGGAGCCTGCCCAGTCTGCATCCTATCTACAAG CTCCTGATCCCCCACTTTCGCTATACCATGGAGATCAAAATCCTGGCCCGGAATAATCTTGTCTCTGAATATGGAATTTTTGATCTG GTGGTGAGTACAGGTAGTGGAGGCCATGTGGACATTCTCCAGAGAGCCACAGCTTGTTTGACTTACCGTTCCTTCTGCCCTCCTGATGACCTGGCTGACCGTGGGCTCCTGGATGTGACATCTTCTCTCTATGGCCAGGATGCCCTTAGGCTGTGGGAAATCATCAGTAG GTATGTGCATGGGATGGTGGGACTCTTCTATAAGAGTGATAAAGCCGTGAAGCAAGATTCAGAGCTGCAGGCCTGGTGCAGAGAGATCACTGAAACTGGACTGCAGGGTGCCCAGGACCGGGG GTTCCCCCTCTCCTTGGAGTCCCTGGATCAACTCTGCCACATTGTTACTATGTGTATCTTCACATGCACTGGTCAGCATGCTTCAGCCCACCTGGGACAG CTAGACTGGTACTCCTGGATCCCTAATGGCCCATGCACCATGAGGAAGCCTCCACCCATCTCCAAGACTGTGACAGAGAAGGATATAGTAGACTCACTGCCTGATCTCCACCAGGCCCGTATGCAGAAGACGTTCATCAAGTTCCTTGGCAGACGTCAGCCAGTCATG gtggccctggggcaACATAAGGAGAAATATTTCTCAGGCCCTGGGCCCCAGGCTGTGCTGCAGCAATTCCAGGAGGAGCTGGCTGTCATGGACAGGGAGATTAAGGCCCGGAATGCAGGCTTGGACCTTCTCTATGAATACCTTCAACCCAGCATGGTGGAAAACAGTGTGACCATCTGA